The Papilio machaon chromosome 3, ilPapMach1.1, whole genome shotgun sequence genome window below encodes:
- the LOC123723519 gene encoding putative nuclease HARBI1 isoform X3, with amino-acid sequence MIWHIIDMSRMWTALMLEAADAEAKKMSRQRMLLQRLKNRERLLQKIPEWQFRAHYRLNKEEFHSCDELRHNTSLKGSKTTSLELKVLTALSFYAMGSYQKGVANEVHMNQKSVSRCIREVTKALNEISNKWIQFPQTSTQRTKIKQGFYTKFNFPGVIGAIDCTHVAIVRPAADVLCFYNRKGFHSLNVQMVCDSDLRITNVNAKFGGASHNSHIWASSRLQSHMEALQLSGDSGYPQRIYLMTPILNAEPGSRGEKYTRVHVKARNCIERAFG; translated from the exons atgatTTGGCATATTATAGATATGTCTCGCATGTGGACCGCCTTGATGTTAGAAGCTGCAGATGCCGAAGCTAAAAAGATGTCTCGGCAGCGTATGCTTCTACAAAGATTAAAGAATCGCGAACGGTTACTCCAAAAAATTCCGGAGTGGCAGTTTAGAGCTCATTACAGGCTGAATAAGGAAGAGTTCCACTCGTGTGACGAGCTCAGGCACAATACCAGTTTAAAAGGTTCTAAAACAACTTCACTGGAACTTAAG gtgCTGACAGCATTGAGCTTTTATGCCATGGGTTCATATCAGAAAGGTGTTGCTAATGAGGTACATATGAATCAAAAAAGTGTAAGTCGGTGTATCAGAGAGGTGACAAAAGCTCTGAATgagatttcaaataaatggatACAATTCCCACAAACAAGCACacaaagaactaaaattaagcaagG attttatactaagtttaattttcctgGTGTAATTGGTGCCATTGATTGCACCCATGTGGCCATAGTTCGTCCAGCTGCAGatgtactttgtttttataacagaaaaggCTTTCATTCTCTTAATGTCCAAATG gtatgTGACAGTGATCTCAGAATCACTAATGTTAATGCCAAGTTTGGTGGTGCAAGTCACAACAGTCATATCTGGGCAAGTAGCAGACTGCAAAGCCATATGGAGGCTCTGCAACTATCTG gtGACAGTGGTTACCCTCAAAGGATCTACCTTATGACACCTATTCTGAATGCAGAACCAGGATCTAGAGGAGAGAAATACACTAGAGTGCATGTCAAGGCCCGAAACTGCATAGAAAGGGCATTTggttaa
- the LOC123723519 gene encoding putative nuclease HARBI1 isoform X2, which yields MSRMWTALMLEAADAEAKKMSRQRMLLQRLKNRERLLQKIPEWQFRAHYRLNKEEFHSCDELRHNTSLKGSKTTSLELKVLTALSFYAMGSYQKGVANEVHMNQKSVSRCIREVTKALNEISNKWIQFPQTSTQRTKIKQGFYTKFNFPGVIGAIDCTHVAIVRPAADVLCFYNRKGFHSLNVQMVCDSDLRITNVNAKFGGASHNSHIWASSRLQSHMEALQLSGKSVWLLGDSGYPQRIYLMTPILNAEPGSRGEKYTRVHVKARNCIERAFG from the exons ATGTCTCGCATGTGGACCGCCTTGATGTTAGAAGCTGCAGATGCCGAAGCTAAAAAGATGTCTCGGCAGCGTATGCTTCTACAAAGATTAAAGAATCGCGAACGGTTACTCCAAAAAATTCCGGAGTGGCAGTTTAGAGCTCATTACAGGCTGAATAAGGAAGAGTTCCACTCGTGTGACGAGCTCAGGCACAATACCAGTTTAAAAGGTTCTAAAACAACTTCACTGGAACTTAAG gtgCTGACAGCATTGAGCTTTTATGCCATGGGTTCATATCAGAAAGGTGTTGCTAATGAGGTACATATGAATCAAAAAAGTGTAAGTCGGTGTATCAGAGAGGTGACAAAAGCTCTGAATgagatttcaaataaatggatACAATTCCCACAAACAAGCACacaaagaactaaaattaagcaagG attttatactaagtttaattttcctgGTGTAATTGGTGCCATTGATTGCACCCATGTGGCCATAGTTCGTCCAGCTGCAGatgtactttgtttttataacagaaaaggCTTTCATTCTCTTAATGTCCAAATG gtatgTGACAGTGATCTCAGAATCACTAATGTTAATGCCAAGTTTGGTGGTGCAAGTCACAACAGTCATATCTGGGCAAGTAGCAGACTGCAAAGCCATATGGAGGCTCTGCAACTATCTGGCAAGTCCGTTTGGTTGTTGG gtGACAGTGGTTACCCTCAAAGGATCTACCTTATGACACCTATTCTGAATGCAGAACCAGGATCTAGAGGAGAGAAATACACTAGAGTGCATGTCAAGGCCCGAAACTGCATAGAAAGGGCATTTggttaa
- the LOC123723519 gene encoding putative nuclease HARBI1 isoform X1, with protein sequence MIWHIIDMSRMWTALMLEAADAEAKKMSRQRMLLQRLKNRERLLQKIPEWQFRAHYRLNKEEFHSCDELRHNTSLKGSKTTSLELKVLTALSFYAMGSYQKGVANEVHMNQKSVSRCIREVTKALNEISNKWIQFPQTSTQRTKIKQGFYTKFNFPGVIGAIDCTHVAIVRPAADVLCFYNRKGFHSLNVQMVCDSDLRITNVNAKFGGASHNSHIWASSRLQSHMEALQLSGKSVWLLGDSGYPQRIYLMTPILNAEPGSRGEKYTRVHVKARNCIERAFG encoded by the exons atgatTTGGCATATTATAGATATGTCTCGCATGTGGACCGCCTTGATGTTAGAAGCTGCAGATGCCGAAGCTAAAAAGATGTCTCGGCAGCGTATGCTTCTACAAAGATTAAAGAATCGCGAACGGTTACTCCAAAAAATTCCGGAGTGGCAGTTTAGAGCTCATTACAGGCTGAATAAGGAAGAGTTCCACTCGTGTGACGAGCTCAGGCACAATACCAGTTTAAAAGGTTCTAAAACAACTTCACTGGAACTTAAG gtgCTGACAGCATTGAGCTTTTATGCCATGGGTTCATATCAGAAAGGTGTTGCTAATGAGGTACATATGAATCAAAAAAGTGTAAGTCGGTGTATCAGAGAGGTGACAAAAGCTCTGAATgagatttcaaataaatggatACAATTCCCACAAACAAGCACacaaagaactaaaattaagcaagG attttatactaagtttaattttcctgGTGTAATTGGTGCCATTGATTGCACCCATGTGGCCATAGTTCGTCCAGCTGCAGatgtactttgtttttataacagaaaaggCTTTCATTCTCTTAATGTCCAAATG gtatgTGACAGTGATCTCAGAATCACTAATGTTAATGCCAAGTTTGGTGGTGCAAGTCACAACAGTCATATCTGGGCAAGTAGCAGACTGCAAAGCCATATGGAGGCTCTGCAACTATCTGGCAAGTCCGTTTGGTTGTTGG gtGACAGTGGTTACCCTCAAAGGATCTACCTTATGACACCTATTCTGAATGCAGAACCAGGATCTAGAGGAGAGAAATACACTAGAGTGCATGTCAAGGCCCGAAACTGCATAGAAAGGGCATTTggttaa